The DNA region AGGCGAGCGCAGTTGGGACGTCGCACCATGGAGGAAGCAGTCCCGCACGCCGCTCCAAGCGGCGACCGCACGCGGTGCATCGAAGCGCACCTCGCCAACCGGCGGCGCGGCGAACGGGACACCTAAGAAGATCGCATGCCTGGTGACCGAGCCATCGGCGCCGCGATGGAGTCGCCACAACCCCCTGACTCTCCCGGAGTCGATCCTGGTCTCGGGCAAGGTCGTCATCGGGAGCTCCCGTCGCAACGCGGCATAATCCGACCCTATCCGCGTGGCTCTAGAATGTTGCCACGTGTGGCGAAGTCACGCACCCCCCTCATTATTTGCGGAGTTTCAGCATGTCTCTCGTGGTGCAAAAGTACGGCGGTTCCTCCGTCGCCGATGCCGACGCGATCAAGCGCGTGGCGCGTCGCGTCGCGGAGACCCACCGTGCGGGAAATCAGGTCGTCGTCGCCGTCTCCGCGATGGGCGACACGACCGACGACCTGATCGACCTGTCGCGGAAGGTGTCGGGCTCCGAGCACCCTCGCGAGATGGACATCCTCCTCACCGCAGGCGAGCGCATCTCGATGTCCCTTCTGGCGATGGCCGTGCGCGACCTTGGCGTGGGCGCCCAGTCGTTCACCGGGCCGCAAGCGGGCGTGATCACCACGGGTGCTCACGGTCGAGCCCGCATCATCGACGTCGCTCCTGGGCGGCTCCGTGCCACCCTTGACGCGGGAGAGGTTGCGATCGTCGCGGGCTTCCAAGGCCTCAACCAGGAAACCCAGGACGTCCAGACGCTCGGCAGGGGCGGTTCCGACACCACCGCCGTCGCCCTCGCGGCCGCCCTGGGCGCCGACGTGTGCGAGATCTACACCGATGTCGACGGCGTGTTCTCCGCCGACCCCCGCATCGTGCCAAGCGCCCGCAAGCTGGCGCACATCACGTATGAGGAAATGCTCGACATGGCGGCATCCGGCGCCAAGGTGTTGATGCCCCGCTGTGTCGAGTACGCCCGCCGCTTCAACGTGCCCATCCACGTCCGCTCGTCCTTTTCGGGACTTGAGGGTACGTGGGTTGTGGGCGAGACTGAAGGAGACACCATGGAAGATCCCATCATCGCCGGTGTGGCACACGATCGCTCCGAGGCCAAGATCACGGTCATCGGAGTCCCCGACGTGCCCGGTTCCGCCGCTCGGCTGTTCGAGGCCGTGGCGCACGCGGACGTCAACATCGACATGATCGTCCAGAACGTTTCGGCCGTCGCCACCGGCGTCACGGATATCTCCTTCACTCTTCCCATGGCCTCCGTCGCGGAGGCGCGCGCCGCGATTGAGGCCGACCGGCCCCTCATCGGCTACACCGAGCTCGTGTCCGACGACGCGATCGGCAAGATCTCCCTGATCGGTGCAGGCATGCGCTCCAACTCTGGGGTTTCGGCCCGCTTCTTTGCGGCACTTCGCGACGCAGGGGTCAACATCGAGATGATCTCGACGTCGGACATCCGCATTTCCGTGGTGACGCGCGCCGAGAGCGTCGATACCGCCGTGCGCGCCGTCCACACCGCTTTCGGCCTCGACTCGCTCCAGGGCGAAGCCATCATCTACGGAGGTTCCGGCCGATGACCATCGCAGCTGCTGACCTTACTGTCGCCGTCGTAGGCGCCACCGGACAGGTCGGCGCCGTCATGCGTTCGCTCGTTGCGGAACGCTTTCCCGATGCCAAGGTGCGCTTCTTTGCGTCGGCACGCTCCGCAGGCACGACGCTTCCCCACCTAGGCGCAGACGTCACCGTTGAGGACATCGCTAGCGGCGACTACGCGGGCATCGACATCGCCCTGTTCTCTGCGGGCGGCGGACCGTCCACCGAGTACGCCCCGCGCTTTGCTGCCGCCGGCGCCATCGTTGTCGACAACTCGTCGGCCTGGCGCATGGACCCCGACGTCCCGCTCGTCGTGAGCGAGGTCAACCCCGAGGCCCTGGCGTCAATCCCCAAGGGCATCGTCGCCAACCCCAACTGCACCACGATGGCCGCCATGCCCGTCCTCAAGGCGCTACACGCGGAGGCTGGCCTCACGCGCCTCATCGTGTCGACCTACCAAGCCGTCTCCGGTTCCGGACTTGCCGGAGTGCGCGAGCTCGACGGCCAGATCAAGGCGGCGTCGCCCGAGGCAACGAAGCTGGTGCACGACGGTTCTGCAGTCGCCATCCCTGAGCCTGTCATGTACGTCGAGCCGATCGCCTTCAACGTCATCCCCATGGCGGGCAGCGTGATCGACGACGGCTCGAACGAGACGGGCGAGGAGCGCAAGCTTCGCGACGAGTCGCGCAAGATTCTGGGCCTCCCGGATCTGCTGGTCTCCGGCACGTGCGTGCGCGTTCCGGTGTTTACCGGCCACTCGCTGTCTATCAACGCCGAGTTTGCTGAGTCGATCACGCCCGCGCGCGCCTACGCTCTGCTCGACGGTGCGCCGGGAGTCAGGGTGGACGAGGTTCCGACGCCCCTGAAGGCCGCTGGAGGCGACGTAAGCCTCGTGGGGCGCATCCGTCAGGACCCGGGCGTTCCCGGCGGCAGAGGCCTCGCCCTGTTCATTAGCGGCGACAACCTGCGCAAGGGCGCGGCCCTCAACGCCGTCCAGATTGCGGAACTCGTCGCCGCAACGCTTTAGGCGCTCCTTCCGTCGGTCCGCCTACCGCTTGACGCCCACGCGGAGTTCCGCCACGTGGAACAGGGGGGCGTGCGCAGGATCGTTCAGGAGTGTGCCAAACGCGAGTTCGGCGGCGCCAATGTGCACCATCCGCTCACGTAGCCCGTTGCGAACAATCGTGAGGTCGCGTCCAAGCGGGCCGAATGACTGCCTTTCGACCTCTGCACGAATTCGATCGCCGCGCGCCTCAAGCAGCGAGCCAACGTGGCCGCCCAGAATGACGCGCTCCGATCCGAACACGCAAGCGAGTGACGCGATACCCGCAGCCAAGGCATCGGCCTGTATGTCGAGCTCGGCCTCGACCGCCGCTCCCGGCCCGCTCGAGTACAGCGCATCCAACTCGTCAAGGCCGATCACCCCTCGCCCCGCGGCGCCCCAGATGCGACGGACGTTGACCACGGTCTCGAGGCAACCGGTGCGACCGCACGGACACACGGCACCGTCGCGGTCCAGCAAGATGTGCCCGAGTTCGATCCCGAAGCCGTGGGCGCCACGCATGAGACGACCCTCGGAGATCACTCCCCCTCCGAGTCCAGAGGTGGAGCCGTTGAGATACATGACGTTGTCGCAACCGACGCCCGCGCCATAGTGGGTCTCGGCGATAACGCCCAGAGTTGAGTCGTTCGAGAGCCACGTGGGTAAAGCAAGTTCCTCTTCGAGCATCGACGCGAAAGCCTCATCCCGCCACCCGAGGTACGGGGCGACAGCGATCGAGTTGGTGCGCTCATCCACAAGCCCGGGAACGGCAACGCCGATGCCCGCTACCCGCGTCGTATCGGGAAGCTCGGCGGCAATGCGGGTGACGAAGTCCCTCGTGAGAAGCACGGCGTCTTCGGGCGTCATGATTTGCGGCGTGAGAATCGTCTCTCGCATTCGAACGTCTCCGCCAAGACCGACGACCCCAGCGGTGAGGCCCGTGACGTCCGGGTTGATGGCGATGGCGACCACATCGGGGCTGGGAATGACAACCGGGCTAGGCCTGCCCACTCGCCGCTCGGCGGAGGGCTCGGTCTCCAGGACGAGGCCGAGCTCAACGAGTTCAGCCACAAGAAACCCGACCGTCGACCGATTGAGGCCAGAGTGGCGCGTAAGTTCGGCTCGGGACAGAGAGCCGCGGCTGTGAACGCTCGACAGCATGAGTGCAAGGTTGCGCTGGCGCGTCTCTTCGTTGCGGCTCCCCCGAGCCACCCGGTCATCGACGTCGTTGTCGGTCATTGTCGTCCGTTCATGGCTTTGTTGTGAGCACAAGCATACCGGCAACGATCAAACCGGTTCACGCTTGACCCTCAAGGGCGTCCGCAACGTCACCGGCGGCGTCGGGGTGCCGGGGCGTCCGCAACGTCACCGGCGGCGTCGGGGTGCCGGGGCGTCCGCAACGTCACCGGCGGCGTCGGGGTGTTCCCTCCGCGCCTACGGCGCTCCGGTCAACCCCTCCCTCGTTCGCTCGCAACACGAAAGGGCCGACGCTACGCGTCGACCCTTTCGGTTGTTCACTCTCTCAGTCGGGGTGACAGGATTTGAACCTGCGACCTCGTCGTCCCGAACGACGCGCGCTACCAAACTGCGCCACACCCCGTGAAAAGCCTGCTTAGGATATCTCCCCGTGCACCCCCACGCGAAATCGGCGGCCCGGGATCAGGCTTTCGCCACCAGCGTGAGCACCGTTGCCTCCGGTCGACAAGCGAATCGCACCGGCGCGTAGGGCGACGTTCCGGCTCCGGCGCTGACATGCAGCCACGTCGACTCCGGGTCGCCCAGGGCTCCCGGCCACGAGGAAAGCCCCTTGACTCGGCGCCTATCCAGATCACAATTCGTCACGAGTGCACCAAAACCGGGCACGCAGACTTGGCCGCCATGAGTGTGGCCCGCAAACATGATGTCAGCGTCGTCGTCCGTGAGCGCCTGCAGCGCCCTCGCGTACGGTGCGTGCACGACGCCAAGGTGGAGCGCGCCCCGATCGCCATCCGGTGCGGGCATCGCGTCCCTGCCGATGTGCGGATCGTCCATCCCCACTGCCGTGACCTCAACGCCCGCCACGGTGATCACTGCACGCGCGTTGTTGAGATCCTTCCATCCCGCGTCGACGAAGACCGCGCGCAAATCCTCGGTGGGAAGCGGGGTGCGGTCCGCGTGTATCCGTGACGGGCCACCGAAGTAGGCGAAGGGGTTCACTGGGCGCGGTCCGACGTAGTCATTCGAACCGAACACGAAGAGACCAGGGAGACCAAGCAGGGGGGCGAGCGCCTCGGCAACCGTGGGAACGGCATCGGGGTGGCCCAAATTGTCGCCCGTGACGACGACGAGGTCAGGTGCCTCCTTCGCAAGGGACGACGCCCAAGCGACCTTGTCACGCTGGGACGTCGTGAAGTGAAGATCGGACACGTGGAGCACGCGGATGGGCGTAGCACCCGGCTCCAGGACGGGAACGGCGACGCGCCTCGTGGTGAAGGCGTGCGCCTCCGCGACACCCCAGCCGACGCACGCCACGCCGGCCGCGGCAACGCCAACGGCGACCCCCAGCAAGCGAGACACCGCTGCCTATTTCTTCTTATTGGGCGGCGGACTTGGAGTCGGCGTCGGAACAGGCGCGGTCTTCGTGACCCAGCCGGTCGGGGGGTTCGTCTTGAACTGAACCGGCGGCCAGTTACCGGCGCCACCCCACCAGTCCGAGGGCGGAACGGTCTGGTCCCAACCGGATGGCCAGTTGTACCACCAAGCGGGGTATGAGGCGCTAGACATGTAGTAGGTCACGGTCGAGCCTGGAAGCGCCATCGAGCCGGCATCCGGCGACTGCTTGACGATGGTGCCTGCGGGGACACTCGGGTCATAGATCAGTTCACCGGACAGCGCGTAACTGAATCCAGCGTTGTTGATGGCGTCCTGCGCGGCCTTCTCGGCCAGGTTGCGAACGTCTGGAACGAGCGTCTTCACGCCAGTGAGCATCTGCGAACTGATGGCGGGGAAGCCCAAGGGGTCCATTCCAGCGGTCGCGGGCACCATGTAGGCCTGCCAGATCGGCGCGGCGATCGTGCCGCCATACCAGGCGCTCTTCGCCACCCCGTTGATGACGAAGTACTGGTACCGCCCATTCACCCTGCTGCCCTGCATCGGAACGTCATATTCGGCGTTGCCCACCCACACAGCGGTAGTGATTTGCGGCGTGTAGCCAACGAACCACATGTGCTTGTTTTCCTCAGAGGTTCCAGTCTTGCCCGCGGCCGGACGCCCGATGCCAGCGGTGGGGGCCGTTCCGCCCGGCTTAAGGACCGTTTGGAGGGCATACGAGATGGCGGTGGCGACTTCTTGCCGGATGACCTGCGAGCACTTCGTGGGAGGCGGCACCACCTCGGTGCCGTCCTTGAAGGTGACTGGCGATCCGTCAAGCGTGGCGATCGACTCGATGACACGCGGCTCGCAGTGCACGCCCCCGTTGGCAAAGGTCTGGTAGACCGACGCCATATCCAACGGTGAAGCATTTTGTGACCCGAGCGTGATCGAAGGGACGAGCTGGATGTCGGCGCCGTCGGCGCGTTCAAACCCGAGTTTGGAGGCCATGTCACGCACACTGCACAGGTCCAACTCGGAGGAGATTGACGCGTACGCCGTGTTGACCGAGAGCGTGGTGGCCTTGAGAACGGACATCTGCCGCGCCTCTGATGGCTCCGAGTTGGACACAGGCCAGATACCTGTCAATGAATTCGGCGGCAGGCAACTGGCCTTCCACTTGGTCATGTCGAATTTCGTCTTCTGACCGGTCACCACCTGGTTGAGTCCGTGTCCGGAGTCCAGCCACTCGGCGAGAACGATGGGCTTGAAGGACGAACCGGGCGAGAAGCCGTTTGAGCCGCCGAATATGTGGTCAACCGAGTAGTTGATGGCCGCCGATCCCGGCGTCTTTCCCGTGGGGTCAAACGGGCGGTTCTGCGCCATCGCGAGAACGTTTCCCGTGGCGTTGTCGAGCGACACGAGCGCATCCTCGAGCTGCGACGGATCGCTCGGGGGCACCCCGGCGGTGACCGCGGCGTTGGCGTCCGCCTGCTTGGCCGCGTCGAGGGTCGTCACGATCTTCAGTCCGCCCTTGAGTAGAAGCGCCTGGCCCTCACCCTTATACGCGGGGTCGCCAGCGATGATCCTGGTGACGTAGTCGCAGAAGAACGGCGCGAGCGTTGAGGCCGCACATGAAGCCTTGGGGTAGGTGACGTTGAGCGTGGCCTCCACGGGCGTGTTGATCGCCGCGAAGTAATCCGAGGAACTCAGGTCCCGCTCGCCAGTCTGAGGGTTGATGTGGTCGTGCATCGTCAGCAGGACGTGGTCGCGGCGGATCTTGGCCTGGTCAGGGTGCTTTATAGGGTCCCACTGAGTGGGGTTCTGAGTGATACCCGCGATCGTCGCGGCCTCGATCGCATTGAGGTCCTTGGCGTGCTTGCCAAAGTACAACTCGGAGGCCGTTTCGACACCGTAGACGCTGGGTCCGTACTGTGCGATGTTCAGGTACTGCTGGAGAATGAACTCCTTGCCGCAGTCGACCTTGGGGTCGGCCGTGCAGTTAGTGCCATATTCCTTGTTGACCTTGTCTTCGTACGCGAGCGCGTAACTCCATTCCCGGATCTTGCGACTAATGCTAAAATCGGTGGCCACCTTGATCGCCGCCTGCTGTTGCGTTGGGTCCGTAATGTTTTGGGCGGCGGCGAGGAGCGTGTTCTTGACAAGCTGCTGGGTGATGGTCGATGCACCCTCTTGACCATTGTGAACGAGGTACTGGTAGCCCGCGCGGACGAGGCCATCGCCGTCGACGCCGTGGTGCTCCCAGAACCGCTTGTCCTCGACGTCTACCTGGGCGATTTGAATCCAAGGGGAGATGTCCTCGAGCGGAACGACGACACGGTTCTCGTCATAGAACGTCGCCAACAACGTGGTGCCGTCGGAGGCGTAGATGCTCGACGCTTGGGGCAGTGTCGTCTGGTCAAAGACTTGAGGAAGCGCCTCGAAGAGCTTTGAGGTCCCGTTTGTCGCCTGACCCGCAACGGTGACAGCTGGCAGAGCGAGCCCCGCGAGCAGCACGCCCCCCATCACTGAAAAGAGGAGAAAGGCTGCCACCGAGGTCACCAATTGGACGAACGTGACTCTGCCGTCGCGGCGCGCGCGTTCAGAAGTAAACAGACCCATGAGAGAACCTTACGTGGTGAGACAGCCGGCTGCGAAGACCAACGAGCGGCGGCCGCACCGCGTTCCTCCGCGGGGTCTAGGCTCGTCGCATGACCACCTGGGAGTATTCCACCGTTCCGCTCATTGAGCACGCCACCAAGCAAATCCTCGACCAATGGGGTTCCGACGGCTGGGAGCTCGTAACCGTCGTGACCGGCCCCACGGGAGGACTCGTCGCGTACATGAAGCGCGCCAAGTCATGAACCATTCCGCGCGCATGGCGGAGGCAGGAATCGTCCTGCCCCCCGTGGCCACACCGGCGGGCGCCTACATTCCTGCCATCCGTCACGGCGGTCTCGTCTCGACGTCTGGCCAGTTGCCCTTTATCGACGGTGCGCTTCAGGCCACCGGCATTGTCGGGTCGACCGTCACGCCGGAAGCCGCGGCCGACTACGCACGGACGGCGGCCCTCAACGCCGTTGCCGCGGCCGCTCAGGCTGCGGGAGGGATCGACCACATCGCCTCCGTGGTGCGCGTCGTTGGCTACGTCGCGAGCAGCCCCGACTTTGGCGGGCAGCCCGCCGTGATGAACGGTGCGTCGAATCTCATGACGGAGATCTTTGGGGAGGCCGGCAAGCACGTGCGCTCCGCCGTCGGGGTGGCCGCCCTACCGATGGGCGCTCCGGTCGAGGTCGAGATCATGGTTGCCCTGCGCTGAGCCTTGAGCGAGCGAAACCTTCCGCGCGCGATCGTCGGTCGCGTCCTAGCGCGACCGGGCGCGCAGCCGCTCGGGCTCGTAGACCTCGACGGCGCCGATGTGGACGTCGATCCAGCCGCGCGACGCAAAGTCCGCGAGCGCCTTGTTGACGGTCTCTCGCGAGGCGCCGACGAGCTGGGCCAGTTCCTCCTGAGTCAGGCCGTGACGCACTGTCACATGCCCGCGCTCCATGCGACCAAAACGGTGTCCCAGGTCGAGGATTGCCTTGGCGACGCGGCCCGGAACGTCGGAGAAGATCAGGTCCGCCATCGTGTTGGACGTGCGGCGAATGCGCTGTGCAAGGGCACGCAGCATGTGTGTGCTCATGTCGAGGTGGTCGTCGAGCCACGTGTCCAAGGCCGGTTTGGGCAGCTCGTAAACCACGGAGTCCTCGACGGCGTGGGCTCGAGACATGCGCGGGCCCGGGTCGAAAACCGACAACTCGCCAAACATGTCGCCCACTCCAAGGAGGGCGAGGAGGTTCTCGCGGCCGTCGCGTGCGGTTCGCGCCAGCTTGACCTTGCCGCGCACGATGACGTACATCGCGTGGCCGTCGTCGCCCTCACGAAAGATCGTCTCGCCCCGGGATACCTCGCAGCGCGTCATCATCGCGATCAGTGAGCGCGCGTTTTCGGCATCCATCCCGCCGAACAGCGGGGCTGAGCGCAACAACTGCTCTTCACGGGGATTTTCAGGCATGATTCACCTTATGTGCCACGGAGGCGCGATGCGCCTCTCCCATTGCTTTCACCACGTCGGCTGTCACCGTCTCTGCATTCTCACTCACACGCGCCTCGTAGGAGAGCAGGCGCGCGACTAGGGCGTCGATGCGGTCGATGCTACCCGGTATCCCCTTGGGAGCCTCGGTCCATATGGCCTCGGCGAGTTCGCGCGACGTCGGAGCATCGGCGGCGAGAGCCTCCCATGCGGCGTCCAGGTCGATCGCGCCGGTTTCGCCGGGGAAAGCGATGTGCGCGATGAGGAGGTCCCTCCTGGCTTGGAGGAGACGCAGCCACCACCGGATTCTCGCCAGCTCCCTGCGCATCTCCCGTCGCTGATGGCGCAGTTGCGCCAAGCGCGCGTCGAGACTTGTCGTCATATGCGTCACCTGGCTTTCAGTTACCTCAGGAACCATCCGCTCGATGTATCGGCGTCAGGGCGACGCGCCTTGAGCGCGGCCTAGAGTGTGGCCATGGCTTTGCCTTCGCGACTTGCCGTCGCCATCCCACGCGACGAGGCCCCCGCCACCGCCTTGGTGCGTCGGGCGCGCGCCATCAACCGCCACCTCGCGGCGGTCTACCCCGAGGCGTGCTGCGAGCTCGACTATGGGGGTCCGTTCCAGTTGCTCGTCGCAACGGTGCTGAGCGCCCAGTGCACGGATGTGCGCGTCAACCTCGTCACCCCCGCGCTGTTTGCTCGCTTTCCAGACGCGGAGGCCATGGCGTCGGCGTCCCGCGATGAACTCGAGGAGTTGATCCGGTCGACCGGATTCTTCCGCTCAAAGTCAACAAGCCTGCTCGCCTTGTCCCGTGAGCTGGTGGAGCGGTATGACGGCGCCGTTCCCGGGCGTCTCGAGGACCTGGTGACGCTCCGCGGCGTCGGCCGGAAGACCGCCAACGTAGTGCTGGGCAACGCATTCGACGTCCCCGGAATCACGGTCGACACCCACATGGGCAGGCTTTCCCGGCGGTTGGGTCTCACTGTCAACGAAGATCCGGTGGCCGTCGAGAAGGACCTGGCACGGCTGATCGAGCGCCGTGAGTGGACCCTGTGGTCGCACAGGATCATCTTTCACGGACGGCGCCGATGCACGGCGCGGAAGCCCGACTGTGGCGGTTGTGAGATAGCGCGCCTGTGCCCCTCGGCGGGGCAGTTCTAGGCCGGCAGTTTCAGGCCGGCAGTTTCTCGGCCGCGTCGCCGCTGGGCGCCGCGGGAAGCAGTTTCGGCTCAACGGCGGGAGTAGAGCGACTGGCATAGACCCTGCGGTAGAAGCGATCTCGCCACATGAGCAGCACAGAGCCGATGGTCGCCGCGAGCAGGGACGCACCCAAGACCGACATCTTGACCGCCGACGCGCGGTCACCCGCGAACGCGAGGTCGCCGATCAGTAGTGACACCGTAAAGCCGATCCCAGCGAGACATGCCATCCCCAGCACGTCCCACCAACTGAGTCCGCGATCAAGGGACGCCCGAGTGAACGTCGCGACCAAGTAGGTGAAGAGCAGGATCCCCGCGGGCTTTCCGATCACCAAACCTGCCACGATGCCCTGGGCTACCGGATCGGTCGCGGCGCTTCGCAGCGCCTCCGCGTCAATCGTGACGCCCGCGGCGAAGAGCGCAAAGATCGGGACCGCCACCGCAGCCGACAAGGGCCTCCACCAGTGCTCCCAGTGCTCGGCGAGGCTTTGCCTTTCACCGGAACGCTTGATCGCGGGCACCGCAAGGCCAAGCGCGACTGCGGCAATCGTGGCATGCACTCCCGATGCGTGCATGAAGCCCCACGCCAGGAGCGCCAACGGCGTGAGTATCCACGCGTTGGTCATGCCCTTCTTGATGAGGAACCAGAAGAGGGCGATGCATGCGAGCGAGGCGCCGAGCCATCCGAAGGAGAGTCCGTCGCTGAAGAAGACCGCGATGATGATGATTGCGAGCAAGTCATCGACCACCGCGAGCGTGAGCAAGAAGGCTCGCAACGCGTTGGGGAGCCACTTGCCGACGATGCTCAGCACTGCCACCGCGAAGGCGATGTCAGTCGCCACCGGCACTGCCCATCCGGCGGTATCGCCACCGCTTTGGCTTGCGTTGATCACGAAAAAGATGGTCGCCGGAACGAGCATTCCGCCGATCGCGGCGACGATGGGGACGATGGCAGTCGCTGGCTTGCGAAGTTCGCCCGCGACGATTTCTCTCTTGAGTTCGAGTCCCACCACAAAGAAGAAGATGGAAAGCAGCCCGTCCTTGGCCCACGTCGAGAGAGTCAAGTCCAGGTGAAGGGCGTGCGGTCCCACCACCGTGTTCTGCATCGTGTCGTAGGCACCCGACCATGGGCTGTTTGCCCACAGCAGCGCGGCGATGGTGCCGAGAAGCAGCAGAATTCCGCCGGCACGCTCGGTGCGCAACACATCCGAGAGAGTCCGCTCGGTCGACGGTGTCAGTCGACTAAACAGTCTTCCCGCACGCGTGCGCGCCATCGTGGCCTCTTCCTTGGTGGGACAAACAGGAACGGTCTACCCAGCCTACCGAGCACAGGTGGACGCCGTCACGAGCCTCAACGCCCCAGGGACGTCGTGCGCTTCCCGCGCGCGAGGTGCGGTCTGGAACCTAGGCGTCGGCGAGCTGCGGGGGGGCTGCGTCCGCGGTGGGCTTGGCAGGCAGCGGATCGAAGCGATAGCCGACGTTGCGGACGGTCCCGATGAGCTGCTCGTGCTCCGCGCCGAGCTTGGCTCGCAGGCGCCGCACATGGACATCGACGGTGCGCGTGCCGCCGTAGTAGTCGAAGCCCCACACCTCTTGAAGAAGCTGGTCGCGGGTGTACACACGACCGGGGTGCTGCATCAGGTACTTGAGAAGCTCAAACTCCTTATACGTGAGGTCCAGAGGGCGGCCCTTGAGCCGTGCCGTGTAACCTCCGACGTCCACATTGAGCTCTCCTGATGAGTACTCTGCGGCCTTGTCGAGCGGGTCGGCGCTCGATGCACGACCGATAAGAAGCCGGATTCTCGCCTCTACCTCGGCAGGCGGCGCGTCGGTGAGGACCACGTCGTCTGCCCCCCAATCCGCCGTCACGATCGACATTCCGCCCTCCCTGAGCACCAAGAGCAACGGCACTTGGACCCCCGTGAC from Demequina lutea includes:
- a CDS encoding response regulator transcription factor yields the protein MADLLVLTPSTDGAAGVLPALALLSHRTRVVAPEPSAMLDALDADVLVIDARNDLAEARNNCKLVQVTGVQVPLLLVLREGGMSIVTADWGADDVVLTDAPPAEVEARIRLLIGRASSADPLDKAAEYSSGELNVDVGGYTARLKGRPLDLTYKEFELLKYLMQHPGRVYTRDQLLQEVWGFDYYGGTRTVDVHVRRLRAKLGAEHEQLIGTVRNVGYRFDPLPAKPTADAAPPQLADA
- the nhaA gene encoding Na+/H+ antiporter NhaA, coding for MARTRAGRLFSRLTPSTERTLSDVLRTERAGGILLLLGTIAALLWANSPWSGAYDTMQNTVVGPHALHLDLTLSTWAKDGLLSIFFFVVGLELKREIVAGELRKPATAIVPIVAAIGGMLVPATIFFVINASQSGGDTAGWAVPVATDIAFAVAVLSIVGKWLPNALRAFLLTLAVVDDLLAIIIIAVFFSDGLSFGWLGASLACIALFWFLIKKGMTNAWILTPLALLAWGFMHASGVHATIAAVALGLAVPAIKRSGERQSLAEHWEHWWRPLSAAVAVPIFALFAAGVTIDAEALRSAATDPVAQGIVAGLVIGKPAGILLFTYLVATFTRASLDRGLSWWDVLGMACLAGIGFTVSLLIGDLAFAGDRASAVKMSVLGASLLAATIGSVLLMWRDRFYRRVYASRSTPAVEPKLLPAAPSGDAAEKLPA